The Panicum virgatum strain AP13 chromosome 5K, P.virgatum_v5, whole genome shotgun sequence genome has a window encoding:
- the LOC120708544 gene encoding internal alternative NAD(P)H-ubiquinone oxidoreductase A1, mitochondrial-like: protein MAASLLRSLTRHARGASAYHHHQAWAPFSTAAAAAGARDEARKGFPGLGPTVKGEKARVVVLGTGWAGSRLLKDLDTTGYDVVCVAPRNHMVFTPLLASTCVGTLEFRSVAEPVARIQPAVSKSPGSFFLLARCTGVNPDAHTIDCETVTDGEKDTLEPRKFKVAYDKLVFACGAEALTFGICGVTEHAIFLREVHHAQEIRRRLLLNLMLSDVPGLSEEEKRRILHCVVVGGGPTGVEFSGELSDFIMRDVKQRYSHVKDYIHVTLIEANEILSSFDVRLRQYATNQLIKSGVRLVRGIVKDVQPNKLILDNGEEVPYGLLVWSTGVGASSFVKSLPFPKSPCGRIGVDEWLRVPSVRDVYAIGDCSGFLESTGKDVLPALAQVAERQGKYLASMLNRAMKAGGGHANSNAEADQGPPFVYKHLGSMATVGRYKALVDLRQSKESKGLSLAGFVSFLIWRSAYLTRVVSWRNRFYVAINWLTTLLFGRDISRI, encoded by the exons ATGGCGGCCTCCCTGCTCCGCTCGCTCACCCGACACGCGCGCGGCGCTTCCGcttaccaccaccaccaagcttgggcgcccttctccaccgctgcggcggcggcgggtgcgcgggatgaggcgaggaaggggttcCCTGGGCTGGGGCCGACGGTGAAGGGGGAGAAGGCGAGGGTGGTGGTGCTGGGGACCGGGTGGGCGGGGTCGCGCCTCCTCAAGGACCTCGACACGACCGGCTACGACGTCGTCTGCGTCGCCCCGCGCAACCACATGGTGTTCACGCCGCTGCTCGCCTCCACCTGCGTCGGCACGCTCGAGTTCCGCTCCGTCGCCGAGCCCGTCGCGCGCATCCAGCCCGCCGTGTCAAAGTCGCCgggctccttcttcctcctcgctcgCTGCACCGGCGTCAACCCCGACGCCCACACG ATTGATTGCGAGACAGTTACAGATGGTGAGAAAGATACATTGGAACCAAGGAAATTCAAGGTCGCTTATGACAAGCTGGTTTTTGCATGCGGAGCTGAGGCATTAACTTTTGGGATATGTGGTGTTACCGAACATGCAATCTTTCTACGGGAAGTTCACCATGCTCAAGAGATCCGCAGAAGGCTCCTTCTCAATCTGATGTTGTCTGACGTACCTG GACTTTCAGAGGAAGAAAAGCGCAGAATATTGCACTGTGTTGTTGTTGGAGGTGGTCCAACAGGGGTAGAATTTAGTGGTGAACTTAGTGATTTCATCATGCGAGATGTTAAACAACGTTATTCACATGTGAAGGATTATATCCATGTGACGTTAATTGAG GCAAATGAGATATTGTCATCCTTTGATGTTCGCCTCAGGCAATATGCTACAAACCAATTAATTAAG TCGGGTGTTAGGCTTGTGCGAGGAATTGTTAAGGATGTACAACCTAACAAACTAATCCTTGACAACGGAGAGGAGGTTCCTTATGGTTTGCTAGTATGGTCTACCGGAGTTGGTGCATCATCATTTGTCAAGTCATTGCCATTTCCTAAGTCACCTTGTGGAAG GATTGGTGTAGACGAGTGGCTGCGAGTACCTTCTGTTCGTGATGTGTATGCTATCGGTGACTGCAGTGGATTTCTCGAAAGCACTGGCAAGGATGTTCTCCCGGCTCTTGCCCAG GTTGCAGAACGGCAAGGAAAATACCTCGCCAGTATGCTCAACCGTGCCATGAAAGCTGGTGGAGGGCATGCAAACTCTAATGCCGAAGCTGATCAAGGGCCACCCTTTGTGTACAAGCATCTAGGCAGTATGGCAACTGTTGGAAGATACAAAGCTCTCGTCGATCTGAGGCAAAGCAAG GAATCGAAGGGGTTATCTCTTGCAGGATTCGTGAGCTTTTTGATCTGGCGCTCGGCGTACTTAACTCGTGTTGTTAGCTGGAGGAATAGGTTCTATGTGGCTATCAATTGGCTGACCACGCTGTTGTTTGGCCGGGACATAAGCCGTATCTAG
- the LOC120708537 gene encoding probable metal-nicotianamine transporter YSL18 has product MESIGDPRECPSTERVFEVKPIPPWPEQVTARAVAVSLALGVALSGVMMNLVFTSGIIPSLNIFAALLGFFLLKAWTGLLAQIGVPHRPFTRQENAVVQTCVVACASMTYSGGFGSYLLGMDRKTADKTSTANVPGSNISDPTLGRTMAFFFLVSFVGLLVIVPMRKTMIIRHRLTFPSGSATAHLINSFHSPHGVVQAKKQVTLVVQSCVASLLWSIFQWFYTGGPRCGFTAFPTFGLTAFNRGFYINMNGTYVGVGMISPYLINISMLVGSIISWGFMWPYLLGKKGEWYDANLQETSLKGLNGYKVFGAIAMILGDGILQLIVISLRTVHTMRHHQVAAAETMRSFSDVDSMPRPVLSFDDRRRTQVFLREHIPSTFAIGGYVVLAALSSVAVPLIYRQVRFYHVAAAYAFAPLLAFCNAYGTGVAETNFSAQYNKLVILLFASWIGASNGGIVGSLVICGVVSSVVSTASDFMSDFKTGYLTLTSPRATFVSQVIGTALGCVVNPLVFNVFHHFYESSAAGKGYEAPLAKVYRAIAVLGAGDHELPRHCLAISAALFGLALAVSAVRELAAHSRWSAQHYIPSVTGMAISFLLVPAVSIDMCVGSLILFAWSRADKEGAQVFAPVFASGLICGDGLFSIPYALLARYDVTPPMCVKFISRVQNKMLDDYISKASR; this is encoded by the exons atGGAGTCGATCGGCGACCCGCGGGAGTGCCCGTCGACGGAGCGCGTGTTCGAGGTGAAGCCCATCCCGCCGTGGCCGGAGCAGGTGACGGCGCGCGCCGTGGCGGTGAGCCTGGCGCTGGGCGTGGCGCTCAGCGGCGTCATGATGAACCTGGTGTTCACGTCCGGGATCATCCCCTCGCTCAACATCTTCGCCGCGCTGCtgggcttcttcctcctcaaggCCTGGACGGGCCTGCTCGCCCAGATCGGCGTGCCGCACCGCCCCTTCACCCGCCAGGAGAACGCCGTCGTACAGACCTGCGTCGTCGCCTGCGCCAGCATGACATACAGCG GCGGGTTCGGGTCGTACCTGCTCGGGATGGACCGGAAGACGGCGGACAAGACGTCCACCGCGAACGTCCCCGGATCCAACATCAGCGATCCGACGCTCGGCCGGACCatggccttcttcttcctcgtcagCTTCGTCGGCCTCCTCGTCATCGTCCCCATGAGGAAG ACCATGATCATCCGGCACCGGCTGACGTTCCCGAGCGGCTCGGCCACGGCGCACCTCATCAACAGCTTCCACAGCCCCCATGGTGTCGTGCAGGCCAA GAAGCAGGTGACGCTCGTCGTCCAGTCGTGCGTGGCCAGCTTGCTCTGGTCCATCTTCCAGTGGTTCTACACCGGAGGACCCAGATGTGGCTTCACCGCCTTCCCGACGTTCGGGCTCACCGCCTTCAATCGCGG ATTCTACATCAACATGAACGGAACCTACGTCGGCGTGGGCATGATCAGCCCCTACCTGATAAACATCTCGATGCTCGTCGGGTCCATCATCTCCTGGGGGTTCATGTGGCCGTACCTCCTAGGCAAAAAAGGCGAATGGTATGACGCCAATCTCCAGGAGACCAGTCTGAAGGGCCTCAACGGCTACAAG GTGTTTGGCGCCATAGCCATGATCCTCGGCGACGGCATCTTGCAGCTTATCGTCATCTCGCTGCGGACCGTACACACGATGCGCCACCACcaggtcgcggcggcggagacgaTGAGGTCCTTCTCCGACGTGGACTCCATGCCGCGGCCGGTGCTCAGCTTCGacgaccgccgccgcacgcaGGTGTTCCTGAGGGAGCACATCCCCAGCACCTTCGCCATCGGCGGCTACGTCGTGCTGGCGGCGCTGTCGTCCGTCGCCGTCCCGCTCATCTACCGGCAGGTGCGCTTCTACCACGTGGCCGCGGCGTACGCGTTCGCGCCGCTCCTGGCCTTCTGCAACGCCTACGGCACGGGCGTCGCCGAGACCAACTTCTCGGCGCAGTACAACAAGCTGGTGATCCTCCTGTTCGCGTCGTGGATCGGCGCCAGCAACGGCGGCATAGTGGGCAGCCTCGTCATCTGCGGCGTGGTGTCGTCGGTGGTGTCCACGGCCTCCGACTTCATGTCTGACTTCAAGACGGGGTACCTGACGCTGACCTCGCCGCGCGCCACGTTCGTGAGCCAGGTGATCGGCACCGCGCTGGGCTGCGTCGTCAATCCCCTCGTCTTCAACGTGTTCCACCACTTCTACGAGTCGAGCGCCGCCGGCAAGGGGTACGAGGCGCCGCTGGCCAAGGTGTACCGCGCCATCGCCGTGCTGGGCGCCGGCGACCACGAGCTGCCCAGGCACTGCCTCGCCATCAGCGCCGCCCTGTTCGGGCTGGCGCTGGCGGTGAGCGCCGTCCGGGAGCTGGCGGCGCACAGCAGGTGGTCCGCGCAGCACTACATCCCGAGCGTGACGGGCATGGCCATCTCGTTCCTGCTGGTGCCGGCCGTGTCCATCGACATGTGCGTGGGGAGCCTGATCCTGTTCGCGTGGAGCAGGGCGGACAAGGAGGGCGCGCAGGTGTTCGCGCCGGTGTTCGCGTCGGGGCTCATCTGCGGGGACGGGCTCTTCTCCATCCCCTACGCGCTGCTCGCCAGGTACGACGTGACGCCGCCCATGTGCGTCAAGTTCATCAGCAGAGTGCAGAACAAGATGCTGGACGACTATATAAGTAAGGCATCCCGATGA
- the LOC120708542 gene encoding UPF0051 protein slr0074-like: MAAASSTSLLAPCAPTARLGVGHATYGPGRRASVRRRGRLSVVAVQTGPQKPSPSSPQPAAAEDEADALQKLLKREYKYGFVSDFESFSIPKGLSEATVRRISELKAEPAWMLDFRLAAYRRFLTMVEPTWSDNEYAPVDLQSICYYSAPKAKPKLNGLDEVDPELLKTFDRLGIPLTEQKRLANVAVDAVIDSTSIATTHREALMAKGVIFCSISEAIREYPDLVRRYLGSIVPPGDNYYAALNSAVFSDGSFCYVPKDTVCPMEISTYFRINDKETGQFERTLIVADERSTVSYLEGCTAPAYDSNQLHAAVVELVCEEGAEIKYSTVQNWYSGDEEGKGGIYNFVTKRGRCKGRGSKISWTQVETGSAITWKYPSVELVGDDTVGEFYSVALTKDCQQADTGTKMIHKGKNSRSRIISKGISAGKSRNCYRGLVQMNSGAENAYNSSQCDSLLIGDNAAANTYPTIQVGCTSGRVEHEASTSKIGEDQLFYFQQRGVDHEKAVAAMIGGFCRAVFEHLPYEFAQEVDALMNLKLEGSVG; the protein is encoded by the exons atggccgccgcctcctccacctccctccTCGCGCCGTGCGCCCCCACCGCCAGGCTCGGGGTGGGGCACGCGACCTATGGCCCCGGGCGCCGCGCCAGcgtgcgccggcgcgggcgcctcTCGGTGGTGGCCGTGCAGACGGGCCCGCAGAAGCCGTCCCCGTCGTCGCCCCagcccgccgcggcggaggacgaggcggaCGCGTTGCAGAAGCTGCTGAAGCGGGAGTACAAGTACGGGTTCGTCTCCGACTTCGAGTCCTTCTCCATCCCCAAGGGGCTCTCGGAGGCCACCGTCCGCCGGATCTCGGAGCTCAAGGCGGAGCCCGCGTGGATGCTCGATTTCCGCCTCGCCGCCTACCGCCGCTTCCTCACCATGGTCGAGCCCACCTGGAGCGACAACGAGTACGCGCCCGTTGACCTGCAATCCATCTGCTACTACTCCGCGCCCAAGGCCAAGCCCAAGCTCAACGGCCTCGACGAGGTCGACCCGGAGCTGCTCAAGACCTTCGACCGCCTCGGCATCCCGCTCACCGAGCAGAAGCGCCTCGCCAACGTCGCGGTCGACGCCGTCATCGACTCCACCTCCATCGCCACCACCCACCGCGAGGCGCTCATGGCCAAGGGCGTCATCTTCTGCTCCATCTCCGAGGCCATCCGCGAGTACCCGGACCTCGTTAGGCGTTACCTCGGCAGCATCGTGCCGCCGGGTGACAACTACTATGCCGCCCTCAATTCCGCGGTCTTCAGCGATGGGTCCTTCTGCTACGTGCCCAAGGACACCGTCTGCCCCATGGAAATCTCAACCTACTTCAGGATCAACGACAAGGAGACCGGGCAGTTTGAGAGGACGCTGATTGTGGCCGATGAGAGGAGCACAGTTAGCTATTTGGAAGGCTGTACTGCACCGGCGTACGATTCAAATCAGCTCCATGCTGCGGTTGTGGAGCTTGTGTGTGAGGAGGGGGCGGAGATTAAGTACTCCACCGTGCAGAATTGGTACTCTGGTGATGAGGAGGGGAAAGGAGgcatttataattttgtgacgAAGAGGGGACGGTGCAAGGGGCGTGGTTCAAAGATCTCTTGGACACAGGTTGAGACGGGATCCGCTATCACATGGAAGTACCCAAGCGTGGAGCTTGTTGGGGATGACACTGTTGGCGAGTTCTACTCGGTTGCTCTTACAAAGGATTGCCAACAAGCTGACACAGGGACAAAAATGATCCACAAGGGTAAGAATTCACGCAGCAGGATTATATCCAAGGGCATCTCTGCAGGGAAATCAAGAAATTGCTACCGTGGCCTGGTCCAGATGAACTCTGGGGCAGAGAATGCTTATAATTCTTCACAGTGTGATTCATTGCTGATTGGTGATAATGCTGCTGCGAATACCTATCCCACCATTCAG GTTGGTTGCACTAGTGGCCGTGTTGAGCATGAGGCCAGCACTTCCAAAATCGGAGAGGACCAGCTGTTTTATTTCCAGCAAAGAGGGGTAGACCATGAAAAGGCTGTTGCCGCCATGATCGGTGGATTCTGCCGAGCTGTTTTCGAGCACCTTCCCTACGAGTTTGCGCAGGAGGTGGACGCACTCATGAACCTGAAACTTGAGGGATCGGTTGGCTAA
- the LOC120708536 gene encoding uncharacterized protein At5g39865-like, whose amino-acid sequence MWLPWVKTRPSSPSPSSTTSTSSSSSTALVPAAAASPRLSFSSPSLKDLQALLLSDAATPSPPPAAPCSPSPSPSNVRVFHRVRVAASALRALRTLQAPPSAGAGADCRVVLYFTSLHVVRGTYEDCRAVRAILRGLRVAVDERDLAMDPRYLEELSALLPRLASPRRVTLPQVFVGGRHLGGADEVRRLHEAGELRRVVAGAVAASLVACGRCGGERYVLCGSCNGSHKRYSVKGGGGFRACAGCNENGLVRCPDCSPPDV is encoded by the coding sequence ATGTGGCTGCCCTGGGTGAAGACGCGcccttcctccccctccccctcctcgaccacctccacctcctcttcctcctccaccgcgctcgtccccgccgccgccgcctccccgcgcctGTCCTTCTCGTCCCCTTCCCTCAAAGACCTCCAGGCGCTGCTCCTCTCCGACGCCGCCacgccctccccgccgcccgccgcgccctgctccccgtccccgtccccctCCAACGTCCGCGTCTTCCACCGCGTCCGCGTCGCCGCCTCGGCCCTCCGCGCGCTCCGCACCCTCcaggcgccgccgtccgccggcgccggcgccgactgCCGCGTCGTGCTCTACTTCACCTCGCTCCACGTCGTCCGCGGCACCTACGAGGACTGCCGCGCCGTGCGCGCCATCCTGCGCGGGCtccgcgtcgccgtcgacgagcGCGACCTCGCCATGGACCCGCGCTACCTCGAGGAGCTCTCGGCGCTCCTCCCGCGCCTCGCGTCCCCGCGGCGCGTCACGCTCCCGCAGGTCTTCgtcggcggccgccacctcggcggcgccgacgaggtccgccgcctccacgaggccggcgagctccgccgcgtcgtggccggcgccgtcgccgcctccctgGTCGCCTGcggccggtgcggcggcgagcgctACGTGCTCTGCGGCAGCTGCAACGGCAGCCACAAGCGGTACAGCGTCAAGGGCGGTGGCGGCTTCCGCGCCTGCGCCGGCTGCAACGAGAACGGCCTCGTCCGGTGCCCCGACTGCTCGCCGCCGGACGTCTGA
- the LOC120708533 gene encoding protein VAPYRIN-like yields the protein MAAAAEPASSAAAERLLEVSEEEVVIDFKPDAKCHADLRLRSLHPSLPVAFKVQTSSPLKFLVSPPRGALQPLSEASLRVVLRPQAHPPPSFPRSRADRFLVISSLSAARLDAATDDTGACGGGVSAVRLRVFFGGPYLLRRAADAGDAAAVRLILRRQPHLLPFLEPQPAAPDAAEKWAPLHAAAARGDCAEVRRLGPEALAARDREGRTVLHAAAAAGEAEAVAVLVDMGADTSAADARGRTPMDVAREKGYQEVVDVLGRWELVMTAARRGDLQSLESLLGKRAGVRGRDQYGLTALHLAAIKGHCDAVALLAGSGCMDIECEDMEGHRPLHLAVEGGHAEAVELLLDMGADVNARTRRGATPLQMAEAMGYEAIAQLLCGRGAEVAAAPALCVASSSSSSISCA from the exons atggccgcggcggcggagccagcGTCCTCGGCAGCCGCTGAGCGGCTGCTGGAGGtgtcggaggaggaggtggtgatCGACTTCAAACCCGACGCCAAGTGCCACGCCGACCTCCGTCTCCGCTCCCTGCACCCGTCCCTCCCCGTCGCCTTCAAGGTCCAGACCTCCTCCCCGCTCAAGTTCCTCGTCAGCCCGCCGCGCGGCGCCCTGCAGCCGCTCTCCGAGGCGTCCCTCCGCGTCGTGCTCCGCCCGCAGGCGCACCCGCCGCCGTCGTTCCCGCGCTCCCGCGCCGACCGCTTCCTCGTCATCTCCTCGCtctccgccgcgcgcctcgacgccgccaccgACGACACcggcgcctgcggcggcggcgtcagcgCCGTCCGCCTCCGCGTCTTCTTCGGCGGGCCGtacctgctccgccgcgccgcggacGCCGGGGACGCCGCGGCCGTGCGCCTCATCCTGCGCCGGCAGCCGCACCTGCTGCCGTTCCTCGAGCCCCAGCCCGCGGCGCCCGACGCCGCCGAGAAGTGGGCGCCGCTgcacgcggcggccgcgaggggGGACTGCGCGGAGGTGAGGCGGCTGGGGCCCGAGGCGCTGGCCGCGCGCGACCGCGAGGGGAGGACGGTCCtgcacgccgcggccgcggccggcgaggcggaggcggtggccgtGCTGGTGGACATGGGCGCCGACACATCGGCGGCTGACGCGCGCGGCAGGACGCCCATGGACGTGGCGCGCGAGAAGGGATAC CAAGAAGTGGTGGACGTGCTGGGGCGGTGGGAGCTGGTcatgacggcggcgaggcgcggcgacCTCCAGAGCCTCGAGTCCCTGCTGGGCAAGCGCGCGGGGGTCCGCGGCCGCGACCAGTACGGCCTGACGGCGCTCCACCTGGCGGCGATCAAGGGCCACTGCGACGCGGTGGCCCTGCTGGCGGGGTCGGGGTGCATGGACATCGAGTGCGAGGACATGGAAGGGCACAGGCCGCTgcacctcgccgtcgagggCGGCCACGCCGAGGCCGTGGAGCTGCTGCTCGACATGGGCGCCGACGTCAACGCCAGGACCAGGCGCGGCGCCACGCCGCTCCAGATGGCGGAGGCCATGGGCTACGAGGCCATCGCCCAGCTCCTGTGCGGCAGGGGGGCGGaggtggccgccgcgccggccttgTGCGTCGCGTCGTCATCTTCGTCGTCCATCTCGTGCGCCTGA
- the LOC120708538 gene encoding uncharacterized protein LOC120708538, which produces MDHISIITKRATERECNANGQPPPLLDSPLPTPRRSCASVDASRARCRRGASPLRTHVPFSWESSPGVPKNNGGRDTDKKATAAMPPPPRPPPGRPQPCLARNSYYGNTSEASTDDDDDDRSFSDALDRISSPERTGSFDWITSKRFEDIFVGRATSFAKDRPRHPPAEAADFSASGRHPRQPRRGSTRRGHGDEDRRWTPRLLNDNVPMQLMQRIRMDAEAEEMTPRACGLMVFFPWSAKPAVCGFRGSLAPAATPRPGADAPSPRPHSRRITTTTLGDVIKEDNEATGGDSRQPRGEKKRGREDAQQSRRWGVSSLLDTSKKYCTDARKALSKLSIGLGADSGSPRVSSEGRSGRLRDGFSSTPATPAKLTQLKATRN; this is translated from the coding sequence ATGGATCATATCAGTATCATCACCAAGCGCGCCACGGAGAGGGAATGCAATGCCAacgggcagccgccgccgctgctcgacTCGCCGCTCCCCACGCCGCGGCGGTCGTGCGCCTCGGTCGACGCGTCgcgcgcgcgctgccgccgcggcgcgtCGCCGCTCCGGACGCATGTGCCGTTCTCCTGGGAGAGCTCCCCGGGCGTGCCCAAGAATAACGGCGGCAGAGACACGGACAagaaggcgacggcggcgatgccgccgccgccgaggccaccGCCCGGGCGCCCGCAGCCGTGCCTCGCCAGGAACAGCTACTACGGCAACACGAGCGAGGCGAgcaccgacgacgacgacgacgaccggtCCTTCTCCGACGCGCTGGACAGGATCTCCTCGCCCGAGCGCACCGGCTCCTTCGACTGGATCACGTCCAAGCGCTTCGAAGACATCTTCGTCGGCCGCGCCACGAGCTTCGCCAAGGACCGGCCCCGCCACCCTCCCGCGGAAGCCGCCGACTTCTCGGCCTCGGGCAGGCATCCGAGGCAGCCGCGTCGTGGCAGCAcgcgccgcggccacggcgacgAGGACCGCCGGTGGACGCCTAGGCTGCTCAACGACAACGTCCCCATGCAGCTGATGCAGCGGATCAGGATGGACGCGGAGGCCGAGGAGATGACCCCAAGAGCCTGCGGGCTCATGGTGTTCTTCCCCTGGAGCGCGAAGCCGGCGGTGTGCGGGTTCAGGGGGAGcctcgcgccggcggcgacgcctcGCCCCGGAGCCGACGCGCCCTCACCGCGTCCCCACAGCCGCAggatcaccaccaccacactaGGCGACGTCATAAAGGAAGATAACGAAGCCACCGGCGGCGACTCGCGGCAGCCGCGCGGCGAGAAGAAGAGGGGCCGTGAGGACGCGCAGCAGAGCCGCCGGTGGGGCGTGTCGTCGTTGCTGGACACGAGCAAGAAGTACTGCACCGATGCCCGGAAGGCTCTGAGCAAGCTCTCCATTGGGCTCGGAGCGGACAGCGGCAGCCCGAGGGTTAGCAGCGAGGGGAGGAGCGGCAGGCTGCGCGACGGTTTCTCATCAACGCCGGCGACGCCCGCGAAGCTGACGCAGCTGAAGGCTACCAGGAACTGA